A region from the Manihot esculenta cultivar AM560-2 chromosome 13, M.esculenta_v8, whole genome shotgun sequence genome encodes:
- the LOC110629075 gene encoding ABC transporter I family member 10 isoform X1, with protein MGMDLSSVFGISTRIPSLHFSPSARFKIHSSVIGNSSNRFPVSLTRLTTGNIAIEGSNLSFSFATRQGKLVPILKDCSLRVPSGQLWMLLGPNGCGKSTLLKILAGLLQPTSGALYVKRPKSFVFQNPDHQVVMPTVEADVSFGLGKFNLTEGEVRQRVSKALDDVGMSPYKQRPVQTLSGGQKQRVAIAGALAEACKVLLLDELTTFLDQNDQIGVIKAVKNALAASNEITALWVTHRLEELEYADGAFYMENGRVVKDGDGSSIMDFINARQSSYINRINS; from the exons ATGGGAATGGATCTCTCTAGTGTGTTTGGCATATCTACTCGTATTCCCTCTCTTCATTTTTCTCCTAGCGCTAGGTTCAAAATCCATTCCTCTGTGATAGGCAATTCCTCGAACAGATTTCCGGTTTCTCTTACTC GATTAACTACTGGGAATATTGCCATTGAAGGTAGCAATCTGAGCTTTTCATTCGCTACAAGGCAAGGGAAATTGGTTCCAATTCTTAAGGACTGCTCCCTACGGGTTCCCTCTGGACAACTTTGGATGCTTCTCGGTCCCAATGGTTGTGGAAAGTCTACCCTTCTGAAG ATTTTGGCTGGACTTTTACAGCCAACCAGTGGAGCATTGTATGTGAAAAGGCCTAAAAGCTTTGTTTTCCAAAATCCAGACCATCAG gtAGTGATGCCTACAGTAGAGGCTGATGTGTCATTTGGCCTTGGTAAGTTCAACCTGACTGAGGGTGAAGTTAGGCAAAGAGTGTCAAAAGCTCTGGATGATGTGGGCATGTCTCCCTACAAGCAA AGGCCGGTTCAAACCCTGAGTGGTGGACAAAAACAAAGGGTTGCCATTGCTGGTGCTCTAGCTGAAGCATGCAAGGTACTTTTGTTGGATGAGCTCACTACATTCTTGGACCAAAATGATCAG ATTGGCGTGATTAAAGCAGTCAAGAACGCCTTAGCTGCATCTAATGAAATTACAGCTTTATGGGTGACCCATCGATTAGAAGAATTGGAATATGCAGATGGTGCTTTTTACATGGAAAATGGAAGAGTCGTGAAGGACGGTGATGGATCCAGCATAATGGATTTCATCAACGCCAGGCAATCCTCTTACATCAACCGAATTAATTCTTGA
- the LOC110629470 gene encoding NAD(P)H-quinone oxidoreductase subunit O, chloroplastic isoform X4: MAAALSAPPLRSYFRCPSPYQQGLRRTHFHSLSIRGAQSAEPEKVGKVTQTKTQDSSDSSTNAKPSTTAPKKLPKKPVYSMKKGQIVRVDKEKYLNSVNYLSVGHPPFYKGLDYIYEDRGEVAWVGVPTAPAWLPTDMLIKLVTNLLGH, encoded by the exons ATGGCTGCTGCTCTGTCTGCCCCTCCATTAAGAAGCTACTTCCGATGCCCATCTCCATATCAACAAGGCTTAAGAAGAACCCATTTTCATTCTTTATCCATTAGAGGCGCACAATCTGCAGAACCAGAGAAAGTAGGAAAGGTTACCCAAACCAAAACTCAAGACTCTTCTGACTCCTCCACTAATGCAAAACCTTCAACCACTGCTCCTAAAAAGCTTCCCAAGAAACCAGTTTATTCAA TGAAGAAAGGTCAGATTGTAAGGGTTGATAAAGAGAAGTATCTCAACAGTGTAAAT tatttatctGTTGGGCATCCACCTTTTTACAAAGGATTGGACTACATTTACGAAGACCGTGGAGAG GTTGCATGGGTTGGGGTCCCAACTGCACCAGCTTGGCTTCCAACAGATATGCTTATCAAG TTAGTGACGAATCTGCTGGGCCACTAA
- the LOC110629470 gene encoding NAD(P)H-quinone oxidoreductase subunit O, chloroplastic isoform X2, which translates to MAAALSAPPLRSYFRCPSPYQQGLRRTHFHSLSIRGAQSAEPEKVGKVTQTKTQDSSDSSTNAKPSTTAPKKLPKKPVYSMKKGQIVRVDKEKYLNSVNYLSVGHPPFYKGLDYIYEDRGEVLDLRIFETGEHALVAWVGVPTAPAWLPTDMLIKLVTNLLGH; encoded by the exons ATGGCTGCTGCTCTGTCTGCCCCTCCATTAAGAAGCTACTTCCGATGCCCATCTCCATATCAACAAGGCTTAAGAAGAACCCATTTTCATTCTTTATCCATTAGAGGCGCACAATCTGCAGAACCAGAGAAAGTAGGAAAGGTTACCCAAACCAAAACTCAAGACTCTTCTGACTCCTCCACTAATGCAAAACCTTCAACCACTGCTCCTAAAAAGCTTCCCAAGAAACCAGTTTATTCAA TGAAGAAAGGTCAGATTGTAAGGGTTGATAAAGAGAAGTATCTCAACAGTGTAAAT tatttatctGTTGGGCATCCACCTTTTTACAAAGGATTGGACTACATTTACGAAGACCGTGGAGAG GTCTTGGATTTAAGAATATTTGAGACAGGGGAGCATGCACTT GTTGCATGGGTTGGGGTCCCAACTGCACCAGCTTGGCTTCCAACAGATATGCTTATCAAG TTAGTGACGAATCTGCTGGGCCACTAA
- the LOC110629075 gene encoding ABC transporter I family member 10 isoform X2 gives MGMDLSSVFGISTRIPSLHFSPSARFKIHSSVIGLTTGNIAIEGSNLSFSFATRQGKLVPILKDCSLRVPSGQLWMLLGPNGCGKSTLLKILAGLLQPTSGALYVKRPKSFVFQNPDHQVVMPTVEADVSFGLGKFNLTEGEVRQRVSKALDDVGMSPYKQRPVQTLSGGQKQRVAIAGALAEACKVLLLDELTTFLDQNDQIGVIKAVKNALAASNEITALWVTHRLEELEYADGAFYMENGRVVKDGDGSSIMDFINARQSSYINRINS, from the exons ATGGGAATGGATCTCTCTAGTGTGTTTGGCATATCTACTCGTATTCCCTCTCTTCATTTTTCTCCTAGCGCTAGGTTCAAAATCCATTCCTCTGTGATAG GATTAACTACTGGGAATATTGCCATTGAAGGTAGCAATCTGAGCTTTTCATTCGCTACAAGGCAAGGGAAATTGGTTCCAATTCTTAAGGACTGCTCCCTACGGGTTCCCTCTGGACAACTTTGGATGCTTCTCGGTCCCAATGGTTGTGGAAAGTCTACCCTTCTGAAG ATTTTGGCTGGACTTTTACAGCCAACCAGTGGAGCATTGTATGTGAAAAGGCCTAAAAGCTTTGTTTTCCAAAATCCAGACCATCAG gtAGTGATGCCTACAGTAGAGGCTGATGTGTCATTTGGCCTTGGTAAGTTCAACCTGACTGAGGGTGAAGTTAGGCAAAGAGTGTCAAAAGCTCTGGATGATGTGGGCATGTCTCCCTACAAGCAA AGGCCGGTTCAAACCCTGAGTGGTGGACAAAAACAAAGGGTTGCCATTGCTGGTGCTCTAGCTGAAGCATGCAAGGTACTTTTGTTGGATGAGCTCACTACATTCTTGGACCAAAATGATCAG ATTGGCGTGATTAAAGCAGTCAAGAACGCCTTAGCTGCATCTAATGAAATTACAGCTTTATGGGTGACCCATCGATTAGAAGAATTGGAATATGCAGATGGTGCTTTTTACATGGAAAATGGAAGAGTCGTGAAGGACGGTGATGGATCCAGCATAATGGATTTCATCAACGCCAGGCAATCCTCTTACATCAACCGAATTAATTCTTGA
- the LOC110629470 gene encoding NAD(P)H-quinone oxidoreductase subunit O, chloroplastic isoform X1, whose amino-acid sequence MAAALSAPPLRSYFRCPSPYQQGLRRTHFHSLSIRGAQSAEPEKVGKVTQTKTQDSSDSSTNAKPSTTAPKKLPKKPVYSMKKGQIVRVDKEKYLNSVNYLSVGHPPFYKGLDYIYEDRGEVLDLRIFETGEHALVAWVGVPTAPAWLPTDMLIKSEKLDYERL is encoded by the exons ATGGCTGCTGCTCTGTCTGCCCCTCCATTAAGAAGCTACTTCCGATGCCCATCTCCATATCAACAAGGCTTAAGAAGAACCCATTTTCATTCTTTATCCATTAGAGGCGCACAATCTGCAGAACCAGAGAAAGTAGGAAAGGTTACCCAAACCAAAACTCAAGACTCTTCTGACTCCTCCACTAATGCAAAACCTTCAACCACTGCTCCTAAAAAGCTTCCCAAGAAACCAGTTTATTCAA TGAAGAAAGGTCAGATTGTAAGGGTTGATAAAGAGAAGTATCTCAACAGTGTAAAT tatttatctGTTGGGCATCCACCTTTTTACAAAGGATTGGACTACATTTACGAAGACCGTGGAGAG GTCTTGGATTTAAGAATATTTGAGACAGGGGAGCATGCACTT GTTGCATGGGTTGGGGTCCCAACTGCACCAGCTTGGCTTCCAACAGATATGCTTATCAAG TCGGAGAAACTCGATTACGAGAGATTGTGA
- the LOC110629470 gene encoding NAD(P)H-quinone oxidoreductase subunit O, chloroplastic isoform X3: MAAALSAPPLRSYFRCPSPYQQGLRRTHFHSLSIRGAQSAEPEKVGKVTQTKTQDSSDSSTNAKPSTTAPKKLPKKPVYSMKKGQIVRVDKEKYLNSVNYLSVGHPPFYKGLDYIYEDRGEVAWVGVPTAPAWLPTDMLIKSEKLDYERL, translated from the exons ATGGCTGCTGCTCTGTCTGCCCCTCCATTAAGAAGCTACTTCCGATGCCCATCTCCATATCAACAAGGCTTAAGAAGAACCCATTTTCATTCTTTATCCATTAGAGGCGCACAATCTGCAGAACCAGAGAAAGTAGGAAAGGTTACCCAAACCAAAACTCAAGACTCTTCTGACTCCTCCACTAATGCAAAACCTTCAACCACTGCTCCTAAAAAGCTTCCCAAGAAACCAGTTTATTCAA TGAAGAAAGGTCAGATTGTAAGGGTTGATAAAGAGAAGTATCTCAACAGTGTAAAT tatttatctGTTGGGCATCCACCTTTTTACAAAGGATTGGACTACATTTACGAAGACCGTGGAGAG GTTGCATGGGTTGGGGTCCCAACTGCACCAGCTTGGCTTCCAACAGATATGCTTATCAAG TCGGAGAAACTCGATTACGAGAGATTGTGA